From the Winogradskyella forsetii genome, the window GATGATATTTCAATTGATTTTAGAAAATATGCTTTTATCGATGATGAGACTAATTCTCTAAAATCTAAAGTGTCAACATCACCTCTAAAATCAGGTGGCGCAAATTTTACAACGCATGTTCTGATAGAAGAATCGAGTTCTAAAATACTTTATAAACCTTCAACTGGTGTGGCGCTTTTCAACTTTGCATTTCTAGCCGCAGGCTTAGGTGTTTTATTTTTTGGACTATATCCACTGTTAAACAATGGCTTCGATTTTGCTGAAATCGAGTGGTTTTTATTGTTATTCGGACTAATTTTTGCCACAGCAGGCGGATTAATGTTTTATTTCTTCTATATGCCTCGTGTTTTTGACAAGCAATTAGGCATTTATTACAAAGCCTATAAAATTGACGTTAACACCATAAAAAAGGATACTTCAAAAAATTATATACCGTTAAAATCTATTGTTGCCATTCAAATTATTGGCGAACACGTAAAAAGTGATAAGGGCTCTTATAAAAGTTTTGAACTCAACTTAGTTCTGAAGGATGCTACTAGAAAAAATATAATTGATCATGGCAATTTAAAAGCAATTATTATTGATGCTGAAATTTTGAGCCAATTCTTAAATATTCCTATTTGGCATGCTGGTTCTATTGAAGATTAATAGAATAGAAATGCGAAAAGCCCTAAAATTACTACTGCAGTTGGAATTACAACGGCTATAAAAGTAAAGGTTGCCACACTACATTTAAACCAACTTAAAATCCAACCTTGACTATAAAATCTTTTCAAAGCTATCATTAAATAAACAAAAGTCGACAAGGCAACAAGCCAATCAATCCAGTCTGGTATATCCCAAATTAGATTGATACCAAAAATGACACTGAAAACGGTAAATAAATATGAAAAAAAGTAAAAACTAAAGACCAAATGATGTGCATATCTTCCTTTTCTAAAATACAGTACCTTTATGATGAGCGCAAAAATCGGCAACAAAAAGAACAAGGCTATTGGCACCGTATCATAAAACGCTTGTAACACATTACCGCCATCCCTAGCTTGATAAAACTTGAGTCCTTGAGCATACACTTTTCTCATAAACCAACCATCGTCGTCATCCATGCCCATAACTTTATAAATTTCTTCATCAGGAGCATCTATAGCTATTAATGAATCTATTTCATTTTCATTAAAACCTAATGAAAAATCTGTTTTCTTAGGAACATTTTCTAGATTCACAATAGAATCGATCTCCTTATCTGACATTTTCGTGATCCATTGATTATCCTCAAGTGCCTTTCTTATTTCGGTTCTAGTTAATGAATCTTCAATTTTTAGATTAACCTCTTTCTCTTTTGCTTTGATCGAATCCAAAACGACCACCTCCTCATCCGTCCTCAGCGTTTTTTTAAGTTCCTGATTTAAGGAATCCGCCTGTTCCCTTGCACTAAATGAAAAAATGAAAAAGAATACCACAGAAATAAATAAATACATCTGCGCTGGGTGCAAATACAATAATCGTTTTCCTTTAATAAACTCTTTAGGTAGATAACCCGGTTTAAATAGCAACGGTATAAAGCTCTTAAAAAAACGGGCATCAAATGAAAAATAGTTGCTAATGGTATTGTAAAAGAGCACTCCAATGGTCAGCTCATCATTAGTTTTTTGTCCACAATGCGGACAAAATTGAAACCCTTCTTCATAAGGTTTTTCACAATTTTTACAATTTACTTGATTGGTGCTCATGGTTGATGGTTAGTCTTGGTTTAAAAATACTAAATTTTATGACACCATTCGTTTTATAAAAGAAGAGTCTAAATTAAAATTATTTCAGATCTCAAATTCAAAAACCAACTAAAAATTTGAATTTCAGTCACTTAAATATTTTGGCACGCTAATTGAAAATCCCTAACCAATAGCTTAAGTCCAAAAGTCCTAAACGAATTAGCGACTGGGCAAATCTAAAAACCTATAAATTATGAAAAGACAAGTACTTTTTATGGCCATGGTGTTAATAGGATTAACATCAGCCACAGCAACAACAGCAGGAGATGCTGTTTTAATTGGGGAAGATTATAATACGGCGCGCAATCGATATGCTCAACCTATTTTGTTTGTGGAACGAGGCGTGGAATTTTTGGTCTTTGCTGATGGTAGCTTCGATTTTAATACCGAACTATTTACCACAGCACCAAATGACAACAATTATTACTACAGACGTTCTAATACACGAACCAGACGCAGCACCAATAGAACTTATGGTGCCCCAGGAACAACTCAAAATGTTAATGACAGAGGTGTTTTAATTAAACACGACAACGAAGGACGAGTAAGACGTATTGGGAATGTCTTTATTAATTACGATAGACAAGGGCGACTCAAACGTGTCGGTTCGGTGTATTTGGGATATAGAGGACATCAATTGGTGCAAGTCGGTGGTTTACGAATTCTAACAAACAGACATGGCGAAGTCATCGGAACCAGAGGTTTTGTAAATTTTAATAATCAAAATTGTGGTATTTGTGGTATAACCGGTTGTTCTGCAGATCATTTTGATGATTCAAATCATAATAACTGGAATGAGGATGACTGGAACAACAACGACGATGATTATTACTACTATAGAAAAGGTGGAAAAACCTTGAAGCAAAAGAAAATCAAATTTTGAGATTTTGATTGATTACCAAAAACCCTGAATGTTTCCCCAAGCATTTCAGGGTTTTTCTATAGTCTCAATTCTTCTAACTTCCTTTAATAGCAAAGGGAAGGCAGGATAAGCCATTCCACCGTGATCGTAACCATCTAACTCCAATAGTAAAGTTTCTTTATGGCCTATAACTTTCATCATACGTGCTAAATATGCATTCTCTTCATATCGTCCCAACATCTCTAACTCTCTATCTCCTGTGATTAAAAGCAAAGGAGGTGCATCTGCTCTAATATGGTACAAAGGAGAATATTTATCAACCACTGGTTGATATTCAGGAATGCCTTGTTCTTTTCTAACAGTTAAGTGCGTTATTGTATGTCCACTAAAGGGAATTAATCCTGCTATATCATTGGCATCGATATCACGCGTATTTAACCACGATTTATCCAAACCAATCATACTTGCCAAATAACCGCCTGCGGAATGTCCAGAAACAAAAATACGAGATCGATCGCCTCCGTAATTTTGTATATTTTTAAATACCCAACTTACTGCTGCCGCTGCATCTTCAATATAGGTAGGTGCTTTTACATTTGGGTTTAATCTATAATTAACCGCTACAATTGCAACGCCTTTATCTTTGAGAGACTCAGGAATAAACTTATTCCCTCCTGTTAAACCACCACCATGAAACCAAACTATAGTTGAATAATTTTTCACTTCCTTAGGGTAATAAATATCTAAAACACAACGCTCTTTAATATAACTGTCAGATTTTGATATTGAATCTTCGTAATAGTTAATATTCTCATTTAAAACATATTCAATTGCTTTGTCTTTCGAAATAAAACTATAACCAAATAATACAAAAAATAGTAGTGCTTTTTTCATGAGTCAAAATTGATAATTAGTTCGTTTTAAAAATACCTCTTTTTTTTTTAATGAATTATTAGATCGAATTAAATTATCCTTATAAAACACCGATTTTAAAGACTCTACAAAGCACTTACGAAGTTTGGCACGCTGTTTGTTTTATATTATATGAGTTTAATTTAAAACCCAATTATTATGAAACGATTACTATATTTATTTGCAGCCTTTGTCGCCATGAGCGCAACTGCATTCGCAACCAACACAACCACATCTGAAGCAGAAGCTTCAATTAATAACTATGTAAGAGGTTATGGTAATTCTTTCATATTTAATGAAGCCGGAATTGAGTTTTCAGTTTTTGCAGATGGCCAGTTTGATTTTTATATACCAAACTACGGTCCAGATGTAAGTGTCAATATTGATAGACCTGGTTTCAGTTTAAGCTTTAACTCAGGTTATGATTATAACCCTTACGTACAGTATGATAGTTTTGGTGCGATTATTCAAATTGAAAATACGCCTATATACTATGATTACTATGGACGTGTCAATCAGATTGGAAACATTTTTATCAACTACAATAGTTTTGGTAGAATTAATCGCGTTGGTGGACTTAATGTTTATTATAGAAACAATACGTTCTGGAGATATGATGGTTTCATCAACAGTTATAACAAAGCGTATGTTTACAGACCATGGCACCGATTTTATGCTGTACCTCATGTAAACTTTTGTGTTGTGCACGTTAATCCATACAGACAATATTACGCACCTGTAAGACATATTTATTACAGACCTTATACGAATAACGTGAGATATTATAACATTGGAAGACGAGATAACGGTTATGCTGTGAGACGTTCTAATTCTACAAGAAGAACCAATAGTTATGCACAAACGCCGAGAAATGAAAGAGAACGAACTATTAGGACTCGTGCGACACGAAACAATAGAGCAATAGCAAGTACAAGAGCTTCACGTTTAAGTGAAACGAATGCGACTAGGACAAGCACAACTCGTAGTGCCAATGCAACTAATAGATCTAATACTAGAGTTTCGACACCTATTAGAACAACTAGAAATGATAGAGCAATTACCACACGTTCAAATACTAGAGTAAAAGCTCCAACAAGAACAACTAGAACTAATAAAGCAATTACTACACGTTCTAATACGAGAGTAAAAGTTCCCACAAGAACAACGCGTAGCAATAATTCGATTTCAACACGAAATACGAATAAAAATGTGACCAGAACAAATAGAGCTGTGTCTAATAATAAAACGAGAACTACTTCGTTAAGAAAACCGAAAGCGACAAATTCTCGTACGTATAATAACAGAACGTCGCAAAGTCCAAGACAGCGAAGTACTGTTCAGAATAAAAGAAAATCACCGTCTGTACAAAGCAGATCTAATACAAGTAGAAAGAGCAACCAAAGTTCTACAAGATCTAGCTCAAGACGAACAAGAGGATAAAGAGTTTTTTTGGTTGGTTGGATGTCCCGTATGATGTATGCCTCAGAGCACCTTACGGGACATTCTTATATTTATATTCCTGCGAAAGCAGGAATCTCTTAATAAAGGTATTAATTGCAATATCATTCCATATTATTATAAAACAATTCTTTAGGTAATTTTCTCTCATAATCTTCCACAAATTTTACAATTTGATTGCAACAGGTATTTAATAATGCTTTGTACTCCTTAGAATCTTTATTATTCAGTATCTTAATGGTATAATTATGACTTAAATTTATTGGGTTTAATTTTTCTGTTTTGAAAAAATGGACTTGGCGCCAACTATTATTAATTCTATTTTCATCTGGCAATTTTTCAACTATTGGAGAACCTTTCACACTTATAATACCTACAAACATATCACCATCTTTAAGACCTGCTCCACTAAAAGATTCTACACCAAACAAAAAGTATGGATTGGGATTACTTCTCAAACGAATCCAAATTTGTGAAAACTTATTTTTAACTGGGCTACCAGCATCGATTTGATAATTAGATTCATTGAGTCTCATTCTTAAAACTTCAATTACATTTTCCCTGAAATTATGTCTTAGTTTCCTTAACGCCTTATCATAATTATCAGCTATAAATTTTGACTCTTCGATATTTGCCATCATAATTTCTAAAAGCTCTTTTTCATTCTCAGTATTCATTGTGTTCGTTAATTTTTTAATTAATAGTATGTATTGATTAATTGCCTCTCTTAAACCACTAAAATTTGGAACTTCTTTTAAACATAGTTCTAACCATTCAACAATATGCTCCCTATAACTTATATTATAGAAATGTTCACCAGATTTGAGGTTTAATCTG encodes:
- a CDS encoding DUF3667 domain-containing protein gives rise to the protein MSTNQVNCKNCEKPYEEGFQFCPHCGQKTNDELTIGVLFYNTISNYFSFDARFFKSFIPLLFKPGYLPKEFIKGKRLLYLHPAQMYLFISVVFFFIFSFSAREQADSLNQELKKTLRTDEEVVVLDSIKAKEKEVNLKIEDSLTRTEIRKALEDNQWITKMSDKEIDSIVNLENVPKKTDFSLGFNENEIDSLIAIDAPDEEIYKVMGMDDDDGWFMRKVYAQGLKFYQARDGGNVLQAFYDTVPIALFFLLPIFALIIKVLYFRKGRYAHHLVFSFYFFSYLFTVFSVIFGINLIWDIPDWIDWLVALSTFVYLMIALKRFYSQGWILSWFKCSVATFTFIAVVIPTAVVILGLFAFLFY
- a CDS encoding alpha/beta hydrolase; its protein translation is MKKALLFFVLFGYSFISKDKAIEYVLNENINYYEDSISKSDSYIKERCVLDIYYPKEVKNYSTIVWFHGGGLTGGNKFIPESLKDKGVAIVAVNYRLNPNVKAPTYIEDAAAAVSWVFKNIQNYGGDRSRIFVSGHSAGGYLASMIGLDKSWLNTRDIDANDIAGLIPFSGHTITHLTVRKEQGIPEYQPVVDKYSPLYHIRADAPPLLLITGDRELEMLGRYEENAYLARMMKVIGHKETLLLELDGYDHGGMAYPAFPLLLKEVRRIETIEKP
- a CDS encoding PDDEXK-like family protein → MNQINKTKVTTQKLKSLLLITGRIVDYHNKLTIAKGEHFNLFSVLKIETREDKTHSAFLAELLNPNGSHQMGDIFLKLFLNVVNYEEDSIEKNNILYDAFNSKEALVTTEFYIGKVDLKNETGGRIDVFLKDKAGNTISIENKIYAKDQLKQIKRYFNYNHLKNKVFYLTLKGSNPEKNSRLNLKSGEHFYNISYREHIVEWLELCLKEVPNFSGLREAINQYILLIKKLTNTMNTENEKELLEIMMANIEESKFIADNYDKALRKLRHNFRENVIEVLRMRLNESNYQIDAGSPVKNKFSQIWIRLRSNPNPYFLFGVESFSGAGLKDGDMFVGIISVKGSPIVEKLPDENRINNSWRQVHFFKTEKLNPINLSHNYTIKILNNKDSKEYKALLNTCCNQIVKFVEDYERKLPKELFYNNME